From a single Phragmites australis chromosome 7, lpPhrAust1.1, whole genome shotgun sequence genomic region:
- the LOC133925371 gene encoding LOW QUALITY PROTEIN: uncharacterized WD repeat-containing protein C2A9.03-like (The sequence of the model RefSeq protein was modified relative to this genomic sequence to represent the inferred CDS: inserted 1 base in 1 codon) — protein MSEVFITPLQQKCWKHQSSLRFDGKLAVIAGDNPXGLLVDANSGKLTSACFSLTLHDLRGHLDYSFASAWNPDGRTFATGNPDKTCRVWDIRNLSKSVAVLGGNIGAIRSIRCTFDARFMAMAEPADFIHIFDVASGYSRKQELDFFGEIAGISFSLDTEALFVGLHDRTYSSLLQFNRRRFYS, from the exons atgagtgAAGTGTTCATTACACCTCTGCAACAAAAATGCTGGAAGCATCAGTCATCCTTGCGCTTTGATGGTAAACTTGCTGTCATTGCTGGGGACAATC GTGGACTTCTGGTTGACGCTAATTCAGGAAAA CTTACCTCTGCTTGTTTCTCGCTGACGCTTCATGATCTCCGTGGCCATTTGGATTATTCCTTTGCATCAGCATGGAACCCAGATGGCCGAACATTCGCCACTGGAAACCCAGACAAGACATGCAGGGTATGGGACATCCGCAATCTCTCAAAATCAGTTGCTGTATTGGGTGGCAACATTGGAGCCATAAGGTCAATTCGCTGCACGTTTGATGCAAGGTTCATGGCGATGGCAGAACCTGCAGATTTTATCCACATCTTTGATGTCGCGAGTGGGTACAGCAGGAAGCAAGAACTGGATTTCTTCGGTGAGATTGCAGGCATTTCATTCAGTCTGGACACTGAGGCTCTCTTTGTTGGTTTGCACGACCGCACATACAGCAGCCTCCTTCAGTTCAATCGGCGACGGTTCTACTCGTAG